CTCGTCACACATCGGAAACCGCCATCGCTAACCCATGGGGTCACTGATAAACCAAGTAACCTTtctcgaaaaatattcagagaATCATTGCTCTTTAGCGCAGCACGTGTTCAAGGGTCGCGGTGAACCAAGCTTAATATGATTTTTGATGGTGCCTTTCACTTTACGATATTTGATATATCTCACCCGAATTTAATGCCTAAGCGCAACCGTAGCAGGCCTTGCATCATTCAATGATATGATGCAATGGCAGACCCTAAACTTAcctccgttttcggtttggcAGCAGATTGCTGctcttgttgctgttttttgtttaacttctCCTGCAACTTAGCTAGCTTCGCCGccttttctgcttcttttttAAGCTGCTTCTCCGTTTTCACCGGTGCTGCCTGTGAAAGATCATCCTTCACAGCAGCAGTCGCGTTGGACATGACGGCGTTTAGGCGTTGAGAAGCGTAgcaaagtgtatttcaaatgGTGCAACGCACGGGAATTGGTTTCAATCTACACGACCACGAATGAATATTTCTGTAAAAACTTTAAAATCACAATTCGTTGACGACTTGCCTCCGCAGCACGCGAAATCGCTTACGTCGAAGGGAAAGTGCAACACGCGAGCAGTTTGCGGTTCCTCCGTTTGACAGCAACGTATTGTCATCTGGCGATTCCTTTTATAGCAAGCACGGGATCTCTAAGGTAGAGATCCtatttaagaaaacaaaattgctAATCACTTAAAGTCATACGCAGTTCGACTAAACTATTATTAAAACGAAGATCAAATACGTTTgattcaacgttttttttttgttagagAAAGGGACTGTGTACTTATTGGATTTTCTTTACAGTTAACTTTTTCTGACTTAACAAGATTAACCCAGAACATTCATCAAGGATCAAAATCTGTTGCTCAGTAATCAAAGTGAACTCCGTGTGCTGCGGTAGTAAGAGCGTCATGGAGAGAGTCTCATATTCTTAACGAAGTACCAATTTTATTGTGGCTCAATGTACCAACAATAATGTAAACTAAATCAGTTTCgtcctgtatttttcctgtTCGACGGTAGCTTAAAATACGGGCTCCTCAATCAATACAAATGGGAAAGGCAATCTGTAGTAAAACGCTACACCTACAAACGAAAATACGAAAATCATTATCGCGGTACACAAACAAGTTCTGTCATCAAACCATTAtcgaaaaaggcaaaaatttacatttcagAATTTGACTGGTGCTGTGTAGCATATAGTCAAATAGCTACTTTAAATACTTGAAGTACTTTATTGTATTGTAGATTGAAGAAACTGACCGTGAGTAGGTTAATCTCTGCTATGCCTGGTAGACAgtctttcttcgttttaaaacattgcacgattcattaaaaaattcTTCACCGGTGGGAATGCGTTAGTGATGGTAAGACCCACACTGCGCAGTGCAACGGCGGGCATGAAATCCGTCGTGTAAAGTCGTTGCAAGCCGTGAGTTGTTAGCAGCATGGCAACATTATGTTTCAACCGCTGCTGTTCGTACTTCGTAAGCTCGCCAACCGTGCTCAGGCCAAGTCCGGCATAGTTCGAATCAGCCAGTACGTCGGTCAGCGCTTGAACATCGCCAAACCCTAGGTTGACACCCTGACCGGCTAGTGGGTGAACACGATGAGCGGCATCACCGATTAGGCAAACGCCTTGCGCTACGTAGGTACTGGTGTGGCCCAGGCCGAGTGGAAATGCTGCACGTGAATGTTTCACTTCCGACTGTACGGCGGGAGCCGCTTCCATGCGTTGTCCCGTGCTGTGCTTGAGCAGAGAATGGACATTTGACACCACTTGGTCTACGATGGTGTTCCTGGCTACCGGTTTGTTGAAGGCCGCATTAACTGCAGCCACGAAAGCAGAGTCATCCAGTTGCAACAGCTTTTTCGCCTCAGTAATGCTGGTTGACCAAACAAGGGAACTCATCTCATCATTCAATGGTAGAAGTGCGATTGGACCGGTGGGAAGGAATCGCTGCCAGGCGGTCACGTTGCCCCCGGGAGAAATGTCAGCCAGCTGAAGCGTTGACACGATGCCCATTTGGCCATAGGCAATCGTGAAATTGTGGACACCCATCTGCTTGCGAACCATCGAATTATAGCCGTCGGCGCCTACCAGTAGTTCACATGTGAGCAGATCGCCATTTGTTAGGTGAACCGCACTTTTATCCGCACCGTCCCGAATCAAATCgcattttgcaattttcgATGAGTAACGGACCGCTACGTTGGGCACCGTCGTCAGCTGGTTGTATATGCTCGCAAGAACGACGTCGTTTTCCACTATCCACGATAAGTTCTCGGCAAAATCGTTATAGTTGAACGTTATCAAGGCATCGGAGCAAGCGTCCCATACTTGCATTTTCATCACTGGTTTGACGCGAGTGTTTTTGATTTCCTCCCAAGCTCCGATTTTCTCCATTAACTGATGGGCACCTTTGTTGATTGCTGATACACGGTTGCTGTATCGGTCGGTGGAAGGTTTCTTGCATTCCGGCGCTGCTTCTAGCAACAAAATTCGCTTATCTTGTAGCCTGCTGTTTTTCCCAAGTGAACAAGCGAGAGCAGCACCAACCATTCCTCCGCCAACAATGATGACATCAAAATGCTGCGTATTTCGTGTCGGCTCATTCGCGTGTAGACAACATCGTGTTGAACCGAACATTCGTCGTTGTACATTGTTTGACTCTCTGATTTTTGCTACGATTTGCAGCATCGACTTAGTGAACACTCGAttcatgtttcgtttcggcaaATTCCAATCACTTTACTTTACGTTGAATCTATTCTTCGAATGTTGTTATGTTATTCTTGCGCCTTCGTCTGACATGCTTTGTCATTGCACTGTACTTTTATAGGAAGTACTTAGGATCTCTACGATAGGGACCCTATCTACGAGATGCATGTAAAACGAATCGCTCAATATGTATCGCAGTTGTATTTTTCATGTGGCCAATTCTGTCGGAGATGATATGATATCAAGCATGTAACGTGCTGTAAAGCTTATTACTGAAGGATAACGGCCCCTTCCTGGTTCTATCAACAGTACATAATTGTTTTCATTACctatctttctcttttcgaTATTTTTCTTCGATCTTTCGATGTGTATATCCGTATATCGGAGCACTAAGCGCATCGAGTCGGGAAGTTTCTAGTTTAGTGCTAGTCTGAACATTCGAAAAGGTGCATGGAAGGTTATGTGTATGTAACTATCTGATAATTGCCAAGAAAGACATGACGGAAAAAACGACAACAGCAAATAACAGAACACAGGAAATTAAACAACGCGCTTCAAGCTCCACTCGAGTATGCACAGCACTCCGATCTAAAgtcacaaaaataaaaacgtttcCAGGATTGGTCGATGGAGCGGTTTTTCGAAACCTAAGCAAATTAGGATCCCTGTTCGTTAGTTTTCCCGCTCAGACTTGCCATAAACCATTTGACGTATC
The nucleotide sequence above comes from Anopheles bellator chromosome 1, idAnoBellAS_SP24_06.2, whole genome shotgun sequence. Encoded proteins:
- the LOC131216109 gene encoding ubiquinone biosynthesis monooxygenase COQ6, mitochondrial codes for the protein MNRVFTKSMLQIVAKIRESNNVQRRMFGSTRCCLHANEPTRNTQHFDVIIVGGGMVGAALACSLGKNSRLQDKRILLLEAAPECKKPSTDRYSNRVSAINKGAHQLMEKIGAWEEIKNTRVKPVMKMQVWDACSDALITFNYNDFAENLSWIVENDVVLASIYNQLTTVPNVAVRYSSKIAKCDLIRDGADKSAVHLTNGDLLTCELLVGADGYNSMVRKQMGVHNFTIAYGQMGIVSTLQLADISPGGNVTAWQRFLPTGPIALLPLNDEMSSLVWSTSITEAKKLLQLDDSAFVAAVNAAFNKPVARNTIVDQVVSNVHSLLKHSTGQRMEAAPAVQSEVKHSRAAFPLGLGHTSTYVAQGVCLIGDAAHRVHPLAGQGVNLGFGDVQALTDVLADSNYAGLGLSTVGELTKYEQQRLKHNVAMLLTTHGLQRLYTTDFMPAVALRSVGLTITNAFPPVKNFLMNRAMF